From the genome of Phreatobacter cathodiphilus, one region includes:
- a CDS encoding MBL fold metallo-hydrolase — MKITVLGSGDAFGSGGRYSTCLHLAGDDGTVMLVDCGATSLLAMQRAGIDPNSVSAILLTHFHADHIGGLPFFMLDALFNARRKAPLTIAGPKRVQEWVKAVMEAAFPGSSSNAYPFEITYLEVSPDKPATVAGNAVTAFPMVHDQRAGPCQGYRIARDAKVFAYSGDTTWTEDLVPLADGADVLLVECYTWDIPLKNHLDWKTLSGRLADLRAKRVILTHMGPQMLANRDKATVACAEDGLVIHP; from the coding sequence ATGAAGATCACCGTTCTCGGCTCCGGCGACGCCTTCGGCTCCGGCGGCCGCTACTCGACCTGTCTGCACCTCGCCGGTGACGACGGCACGGTGATGCTGGTCGATTGCGGCGCGACCTCGCTCCTCGCCATGCAGCGCGCCGGTATCGATCCCAACAGCGTCTCGGCGATCCTGCTGACCCATTTCCACGCCGACCATATCGGCGGGCTGCCCTTCTTCATGCTGGATGCGCTGTTCAACGCCCGCCGCAAGGCGCCGCTCACCATCGCCGGACCGAAACGCGTCCAGGAATGGGTGAAGGCGGTGATGGAGGCGGCCTTCCCCGGCTCCTCGTCCAACGCCTATCCCTTCGAGATCACCTATCTCGAAGTCTCGCCCGACAAGCCGGCGACGGTCGCCGGCAACGCCGTCACCGCCTTTCCCATGGTGCATGACCAGCGCGCCGGTCCCTGCCAGGGCTACCGCATCGCCCGCGACGCCAAGGTCTTCGCCTATTCCGGCGACACGACATGGACGGAAGACCTCGTCCCCCTCGCCGACGGCGCCGACGTGCTGCTGGTCGAGTGCTACACGTGGGACATTCCGCTGAAGAACCACCTGGACTGGAAGACCCTCTCCGGCCGCCTCGCGGACCTGAGGGCGAAGCGCGTCATCCTCACCCATATGGGCCCGCAGATGCTCGCCAACCGCGACAAGGCGACGGTCGCCTGCGCCGAAGACGGGCTCGTCATCCACCCCTGA
- a CDS encoding cytidine deaminase, whose protein sequence is MTQPWDDLFDAAREAQGRAYAPYSRFRVGAAIRAASGRIHAGCNVENAAYPVGTCAEAGAVAAMLLAGDRAIAEILVFAEGPELCTPCGACRQRLREFGAGTMAIHVAGPEGVRARFTLGELLPHAFGPDTLA, encoded by the coding sequence ATGACGCAGCCATGGGACGACCTGTTCGACGCGGCGCGCGAGGCGCAGGGACGGGCCTATGCTCCCTATTCGCGCTTCCGCGTCGGTGCCGCGATCCGCGCCGCGTCGGGGCGCATCCATGCCGGCTGCAACGTCGAAAACGCCGCCTATCCCGTCGGCACCTGCGCCGAGGCCGGCGCGGTCGCCGCCATGCTCCTCGCCGGCGACCGCGCCATCGCCGAGATCCTCGTCTTCGCCGAGGGCCCCGAACTCTGCACCCCCTGCGGCGCCTGCCGCCAGCGGCTGCGGGAGTTCGGTGCCGGCACCATGGCCATCCACGTCGCCGGACCGGAGGGCGTCAGGGCGCGCTTCACCCTCGGCGAACTGCTCCCCCATGCCTTCGGCCCGGACACTCTGGCATGA